The following are encoded together in the Bradyrhizobium algeriense genome:
- a CDS encoding ionic transporter y4hA, with protein MSAHGPMPKSAWIFPALAVLLFAGATGLGLGFTPSAGGLLFAAVLLAVLFGTVFAAVHHAEVIAERIGEPYGTLLLTLAVTIIEVALIATIMLGEKPQPALARDTVFAVVMIVCNGLVGLCIFIGGLRYREQDFQVSGANLYLSVLFVLATITLIMPNYTLTAPGPIYSAAQLGFVDLVTLMLYGVFLYTQTIRHSDYFIKGGAGAATETSSLSNRMLALSIALLLVSLLAVVLLAKKFSLVVDVVTAMIGAPPAFAGVLVALLILLPEGVTAIAAARNNDLQKSINLALGSSLATIGLTIPAVGLATYALDKELVLGLNGQGMVLLLLTFALSMLTFGTGRTNILFGLVHMVVFAVFVFMVFVP; from the coding sequence ATGAGCGCACACGGACCAATGCCGAAATCGGCCTGGATATTCCCGGCGCTGGCGGTGCTGCTGTTTGCCGGGGCCACCGGCCTCGGGCTCGGCTTTACGCCGTCGGCCGGCGGGCTGTTGTTCGCGGCCGTGCTGCTGGCGGTCCTGTTCGGCACGGTGTTCGCAGCCGTGCATCATGCCGAGGTGATCGCCGAGCGGATCGGCGAGCCCTACGGCACGCTATTGTTGACGCTTGCGGTCACCATCATCGAGGTCGCGCTGATCGCCACCATCATGCTCGGCGAAAAGCCGCAGCCCGCGCTGGCGCGCGACACCGTGTTTGCGGTGGTGATGATCGTGTGCAACGGCCTCGTCGGCCTCTGCATCTTCATTGGCGGCCTGCGCTATCGCGAGCAGGATTTCCAGGTTTCCGGCGCCAACCTTTATCTCAGCGTGCTGTTCGTGCTGGCGACCATTACGCTGATCATGCCCAATTATACGCTGACGGCGCCGGGGCCGATCTATTCGGCAGCGCAGCTTGGCTTTGTGGACCTGGTCACGCTCATGCTCTACGGCGTGTTCCTTTATACCCAGACGATCCGGCACAGTGACTATTTCATCAAGGGAGGCGCCGGTGCTGCCACCGAAACCTCATCCCTGTCGAACCGGATGCTGGCGCTCAGCATTGCGCTGCTGCTTGTCTCGCTGCTTGCCGTGGTGCTTCTGGCAAAGAAATTTTCGCTCGTAGTCGATGTCGTAACCGCGATGATCGGCGCCCCACCGGCGTTCGCGGGCGTACTGGTCGCGCTCCTCATTCTGCTCCCGGAGGGGGTCACCGCCATTGCAGCCGCGCGCAACAACGATCTGCAGAAGAGTATCAATCTCGCGCTCGGATCGTCGCTGGCGACCATCGGGCTGACTATTCCCGCGGTCGGCCTGGCGACCTACGCGCTCGACAAGGAACTGGTGCTCGGGCTCAACGGCCAGGGCATGGTACTGCTGCTGCTCACCTTCGCCCTCAGCATGCTCACCTTCGGCACCGGCCGCACCAACATCCTGTTCGGACTGGTGCATATGGTGGTGTTTGCCGTATTCGTGTTTATGGTGTTCGTGCCGTAG
- a CDS encoding NAD(P)(+) transhydrogenase (Re/Si-specific) subunit beta codes for MNANLAAILYLVAGVLFILSLRGLSSPASSRQGNLFGMIGMAIAVATTLASHPPADGIAWVLVILGIAIGGGVGAVIARRVPMTSMPELVAAFHSLVGMAAVLVAAGAFYAPEAFDIGKPGAIHASSLVEMSLGVAIGALTFTGSVIAFLKLSARMSGAPIILPGRHIINIALALALVFFIFGLVRSGSALDFWLITIIALVLGVLMIIPIGGADMPVVISMLNSYSGWAAAGIGFTLGNSALIITGALVGSSGAILSYIMCHAMNRSFISVILGGFGGETAAAGGGGGEQKPAKLGSADDAAFIMKNAQKVIIVPGYGMAVAQAQHALREMGDLLKKEGVEVKYAIHPVAGRMPGHMNVLLAEANVPYDEVFELEDINSEFAQADIAFVIGANDVTNPAAEEDKTSPIYGMPVLQVWKAGTVMFIKRSLASGYAGIDNPLFYRDNTMMLLGDAKKVTENIVKGM; via the coding sequence ATGAACGCCAATCTGGCTGCAATTCTGTATCTCGTGGCGGGTGTATTGTTCATCCTGTCGCTGCGCGGTCTGTCCAGTCCAGCGTCGTCCCGCCAGGGCAATCTGTTCGGCATGATCGGCATGGCGATCGCGGTCGCGACCACGCTCGCCAGTCATCCGCCGGCGGATGGCATCGCCTGGGTGCTGGTCATCCTCGGCATCGCCATCGGCGGCGGCGTCGGCGCTGTCATCGCGCGGCGCGTGCCGATGACCTCGATGCCCGAACTGGTCGCCGCCTTCCACTCGCTGGTCGGCATGGCCGCGGTGCTGGTCGCCGCCGGCGCCTTCTATGCGCCCGAAGCCTTCGATATCGGCAAGCCCGGCGCCATTCACGCATCCAGCCTCGTCGAAATGTCGCTCGGCGTCGCCATCGGCGCGCTGACCTTCACCGGCTCGGTGATCGCGTTCCTGAAGCTATCCGCGCGCATGAGCGGCGCGCCGATCATCCTGCCCGGCCGCCACATCATCAACATCGCGCTCGCGCTTGCGCTGGTGTTCTTCATTTTCGGCCTGGTCCGGTCCGGCAGCGCGCTCGACTTCTGGCTGATCACGATCATCGCGCTGGTGCTCGGCGTGCTCATGATCATACCGATCGGCGGCGCCGATATGCCGGTCGTGATCTCGATGCTGAACTCCTATTCCGGTTGGGCTGCGGCCGGCATCGGCTTCACGCTCGGCAACTCCGCGCTGATCATCACCGGCGCGCTGGTCGGCTCCTCGGGCGCGATCCTGTCCTACATCATGTGCCACGCGATGAACCGTTCCTTCATCTCGGTCATCCTCGGCGGCTTCGGCGGCGAAACCGCCGCGGCCGGCGGTGGCGGCGGTGAGCAGAAGCCCGCCAAGCTCGGCTCGGCCGACGACGCGGCCTTCATCATGAAGAACGCGCAGAAGGTGATCATCGTACCGGGCTACGGCATGGCGGTGGCGCAGGCCCAGCATGCGCTGCGCGAAATGGGCGACCTCCTGAAGAAGGAAGGCGTCGAGGTGAAGTACGCCATCCACCCGGTTGCGGGGCGCATGCCCGGCCACATGAACGTGCTGCTGGCGGAAGCCAACGTGCCCTATGACGAGGTGTTCGAGCTAGAGGACATCAACTCCGAATTCGCGCAGGCCGACATCGCCTTCGTGATCGGCGCCAATGACGTCACCAACCCGGCCGCGGAAGAAGACAAGACCTCGCCGATCTACGGCATGCCGGTGCTGCAGGTCTGGAAGGCCGGCACCGTGATGTTCATCAAGCGCTCGCTGGCTTCGGGCTATGCCGGCATCGATAATCCACTATTTTACCGCGATAACACCATGATGCTGCTCGGCGACGCCAAGAAGGTCACCGAGAACATCGTCAAGGGGATGTAG
- a CDS encoding cupin domain-containing protein has product MLAAKSDVQVDTPEVRVTEWRLAPGSATGHHTHGMDYVIVPVTSGEMTIVAPTGERTKAQLGAGKSYFRKAGVQHDVLNETAAEIVFLEVELKP; this is encoded by the coding sequence ATGCTTGCCGCCAAATCCGACGTTCAGGTCGACACCCCCGAAGTCCGCGTCACCGAGTGGCGGCTGGCGCCGGGCAGCGCCACCGGCCATCACACCCACGGGATGGATTACGTGATCGTGCCGGTGACCTCCGGCGAAATGACCATCGTCGCGCCAACCGGCGAACGCACCAAGGCGCAGCTCGGGGCCGGCAAATCCTACTTCCGGAAGGCGGGCGTCCAGCACGACGTGCTCAACGAGACGGCAGCCGAGATCGTGTTTCTGGAGGTCGAACTGAAGCCCTGA
- a CDS encoding alpha/beta hydrolase, producing the protein MTVLKWLLIVVSVGYVCGLLALFFAQRAVLFPVPTTARTAPPAAGFPEAEEHILTTADGEKVIVWHVPAKPGRPVVLYFHGNGDYLAGFFGRFRSIIADGTGVIALSYRGYAGSTGQPSEHGLLQDAAVANAFAAARYRADDIVVWGFSLGTGVAVALAAEQRIGRLILEAPYTSIADVAASAFWFAPVRLFMRDQFRSDAQIASVKVPLLVMHGALDPTIPVAFGERLFALANEPKRFVRLARGGHNDLDNFGAIEIARNFINLAKG; encoded by the coding sequence ATGACCGTACTGAAATGGCTGCTGATCGTCGTCTCAGTCGGTTACGTCTGTGGTCTGCTCGCCCTGTTCTTCGCGCAGCGCGCCGTTCTGTTTCCGGTGCCGACGACCGCGCGCACTGCGCCGCCAGCGGCGGGCTTTCCGGAAGCCGAAGAACATATCTTGACCACGGCTGATGGTGAGAAGGTCATCGTCTGGCACGTTCCGGCCAAGCCGGGCCGCCCGGTCGTCCTCTACTTCCATGGCAATGGCGATTATCTCGCCGGCTTCTTCGGCCGCTTTCGCAGCATCATCGCTGACGGGACCGGGGTCATCGCATTGTCCTATCGCGGCTATGCGGGCTCGACCGGGCAACCGAGCGAGCACGGATTGCTGCAGGACGCAGCTGTCGCCAATGCCTTTGCGGCCGCACGCTATCGCGCCGACGACATCGTCGTCTGGGGTTTTTCGCTCGGCACCGGCGTTGCGGTGGCGCTTGCAGCGGAGCAGCGCATCGGAAGGCTGATCCTGGAAGCTCCCTATACGTCGATCGCCGATGTCGCCGCGTCGGCGTTCTGGTTCGCACCGGTGCGTCTATTTATGCGGGATCAGTTCCGTTCCGACGCGCAGATCGCAAGCGTCAAGGTTCCGCTGCTCGTCATGCACGGTGCGCTCGATCCCACGATACCCGTTGCCTTTGGCGAGCGGCTGTTTGCGCTGGCGAACGAGCCGAAACGGTTTGTCCGGCTTGCCCGGGGCGGTCATAACGATCTGGATAATTTCGGCGCGATTGAAATCGCGCGAAATTTCATCAACCTTGCGAAGGGGTGA
- a CDS encoding proton-translocating transhydrogenase family protein, with the protein MEHVAQAVDPFVFRLSIFVLAVFVGYFVVWSVTPALHTPLMSVTNAISSVIVVGALLAVGVPMISSGSGWARGFGFIALIFACVNIFGGFLVTQRMLAMYKKKAK; encoded by the coding sequence ATGGAGCATGTCGCCCAGGCCGTCGATCCCTTCGTATTCCGGCTGTCGATTTTCGTTCTCGCCGTCTTCGTCGGCTATTTCGTGGTCTGGTCGGTGACCCCTGCGCTGCACACGCCGCTGATGTCGGTGACCAACGCGATCTCCTCGGTGATCGTGGTCGGCGCGCTGCTCGCGGTCGGCGTCCCCATGATCTCAAGCGGCAGCGGCTGGGCGCGCGGCTTCGGCTTTATCGCGCTGATCTTCGCCTGTGTGAATATCTTCGGCGGCTTCCTTGTCACCCAGCGCATGCTGGCGATGTACAAGAAAAAGGCCAAGTGA